A single Triticum dicoccoides isolate Atlit2015 ecotype Zavitan chromosome 2A, WEW_v2.0, whole genome shotgun sequence DNA region contains:
- the LOC119354594 gene encoding AUGMIN subunit 3-like isoform X2, which produces MEHANEEATLSKLRAQLASQHSYIHEDIHSLRRRNSELTEELKDLSLQVQECLSETVASLCSDLARLEGANILQGDHNLIVHRQECYISQQKRFINHLVNQLAAHRFLAIACQLERRTKILSAYSLLKATEMELQSYVLAVNSRLDQYHLIGEAASSMIEEGSIDDRDTFLHAVRDILSSYSGSQTMTPTYVSACALVEQISELEDELHCYQHELENVLPRERGRFIDEQCRMVQILEQILSVPVTHMLPKFTPWPLAQALEELEMISYEVSASVNEVMMAREEKTKMLQQPSRNAQQERRVFADFFCHPGRLENQVRELTSRVRGIPE; this is translated from the exons ATGGAACATGCTAATGAGGAGGctacactttcgaagctgagagctcAGTTGGCATCccaacactcatatattcatgaagacATCCATTCTCTAAG GAGGAGAAATTCTGAACTTACAGAAGAGCTGAAGGATCTCTCCCTTCAAGTGCAGGAATGCCTATCCGAG ACTGTCGCGAGCTTGTGTTCTGACCTGGCTCGACTTGAGGGTGCAAATATTCTGCAAG GGGATCATAACTTGATTGTTCATCGCCAGGAATGCTACATAAGCCAGCAAAAAAGG TTCATCAATCATTTGGTGAATCAGCTTGCTGCTCATCGGTTTCTGGCGATAGCCTGCCAGCTTGAAAGACGGACAAAAATTTTGAGTGCCTATTCATTGTTGAAAGCTACAGAAATGGAGCTGCAGAGCTACGTATTAGCTGTCAATAGTCGCCTG GACCAATATCATCTAATTGGCGAAGCCGCGTCTAGCATGATCGAAGAAGGGTCTATTGATGACCGGGATACTTTTCTCCATGCGGTGAGGGATATTCTTAGCAGTTACTCAG GTTCTCAAACAATGACACCAacatatgtttcagcatgtgctttGGTTGAGCAGATATCTGAGTTGGAGGATGAGCTCCACTGTTATCAGCATGAGCTTGAAAATGTTCTTCCACGTGAACGGGGAAGATTTATCGATGAACA ATGCAGGATGGTCCAAATACTCGAGCAGATTTTATCTGTACCCGTTACACATATGCTACCAAAATTTACACCATGG CCACTGGCGCAAGCACTTGAAGAATTGGAAATGATCAGCTATGAAGTCTCTGCTTCTGTTAATGAAGTAATGATGGCTCGAGAGGAAAAGACCAAG ATGTTACAGCAGCCTTCACGCAATGCGCAGCAGGAGAGACGCGTATTCGCCGATTTCTTCTGCCATCCAGGACGGCTTGAGAATCAAGTCAGAGAGCTGACTTCTCGTGTTAGAGGAATCCCGGAGTAA
- the LOC119354594 gene encoding AUGMIN subunit 3-like isoform X1 has protein sequence MEHANEEATLSKLRAQLASQHSYIHEDIHSLRRRNSELTEELKDLSLQVQECLSETVASLCSDLARLEGANILQGDHNLIVHRQECYISQQKRFINHLVNQLAAHRFLAIACQLERRTKILSAYSLLKATEMELQSYVLAVNSRLDQYHLIGEAASSMIEEGSIDDRDTFLHAVRDILSSYSVFVGSQTMTPTYVSACALVEQISELEDELHCYQHELENVLPRERGRFIDEQCRMVQILEQILSVPVTHMLPKFTPWPLAQALEELEMISYEVSASVNEVMMAREEKTKMLQQPSRNAQQERRVFADFFCHPGRLENQVRELTSRVRGIPE, from the exons ATGGAACATGCTAATGAGGAGGctacactttcgaagctgagagctcAGTTGGCATCccaacactcatatattcatgaagacATCCATTCTCTAAG GAGGAGAAATTCTGAACTTACAGAAGAGCTGAAGGATCTCTCCCTTCAAGTGCAGGAATGCCTATCCGAG ACTGTCGCGAGCTTGTGTTCTGACCTGGCTCGACTTGAGGGTGCAAATATTCTGCAAG GGGATCATAACTTGATTGTTCATCGCCAGGAATGCTACATAAGCCAGCAAAAAAGG TTCATCAATCATTTGGTGAATCAGCTTGCTGCTCATCGGTTTCTGGCGATAGCCTGCCAGCTTGAAAGACGGACAAAAATTTTGAGTGCCTATTCATTGTTGAAAGCTACAGAAATGGAGCTGCAGAGCTACGTATTAGCTGTCAATAGTCGCCTG GACCAATATCATCTAATTGGCGAAGCCGCGTCTAGCATGATCGAAGAAGGGTCTATTGATGACCGGGATACTTTTCTCCATGCGGTGAGGGATATTCTTAGCAGTTACTCAG TTTTTGTAGGTTCTCAAACAATGACACCAacatatgtttcagcatgtgctttGGTTGAGCAGATATCTGAGTTGGAGGATGAGCTCCACTGTTATCAGCATGAGCTTGAAAATGTTCTTCCACGTGAACGGGGAAGATTTATCGATGAACA ATGCAGGATGGTCCAAATACTCGAGCAGATTTTATCTGTACCCGTTACACATATGCTACCAAAATTTACACCATGG CCACTGGCGCAAGCACTTGAAGAATTGGAAATGATCAGCTATGAAGTCTCTGCTTCTGTTAATGAAGTAATGATGGCTCGAGAGGAAAAGACCAAG ATGTTACAGCAGCCTTCACGCAATGCGCAGCAGGAGAGACGCGTATTCGCCGATTTCTTCTGCCATCCAGGACGGCTTGAGAATCAAGTCAGAGAGCTGACTTCTCGTGTTAGAGGAATCCCGGAGTAA